The genomic interval ACTTCGTTTGCGATGATGCAGTTGGTGGATTCGGGGCGTGTTTCCCTCGACTCCACGGTCGGGCACTATGTGGCGATGCTCGGCGCACCGGGGCATGCCAACGCGCAGCTGTCAAAAGCGGCCGATGCGCGCTTTGGAAAAATCACCGTGCGCCACCTCCTGACCAACGTGACGGGCATTCCCGCCGGATTCTCGGGCAACCCGTACGAAGTGCAGGACACGAGCACCGGTGCACTTGAACGTGTTGTGCGTGACGACATGCTCCCGCGGCCGCTCGATTTTGCGCCAGGGTCGGCGTACCGCTATTCGAATCGTGGCTTCTCGCTGGCGTCGCTCGTGGTGCAGGATGCGTCGGGGCAGTCGTATGAGGACTACATCGCGTCGCACATCTTTGCGCCGATCGGGATGCGTCACAGCACGGGGCGCTTCTGGGAGGGCGCCGCGAAGGGCATGGTGCAAGGCTATCGCGAGTCGGTTGAGGGGAAGCCACTTCCGCGCAATCCGTCGCTAGGCCGCGAATGGACTGGATCGGGGATGATTCTCTCCACGGCGAGTGATGCCGCTCGTTTTCTGCAGACCATCATGGCTGGGGGCAAGGCGCCCAATGGCACGCGCGTGCTATCAGAGGCGAGTGCCGCTGAACTGCTCCGTGGTCAGCAAAAGGCGGAGTCGGAGCTGGGTGGCCCAACCACGTACGCGCTCGCCTGGGAAATCACCACCGACGAAGGCGGCAAGACGGCGCTGAAAGGTGGAAGCGTCGGGAGTATGGGCTCGCTGTTCTTCATGATGCCGGAGCAGAAAGTCGGCATCGTCCTCGTCTTCAACGACATCGACTACGGCAAGGTGCAGCTGCTGCAGAATGTTTTGAAGCTGCTGAAGGGGTTGCCGGTGGCCGCCTACGCCTCGTTCCCGGCGCACAAGCCCGTGGCCGCCAACGGATTTGCGATGAAGCCGGAACGCCTCAGCGCGTTCGCTGGCGACTGGGACACGATGTCGGGACTCATGCATGTGGCCGTGAAGGGCAACGCGCTCGCCGGCCGTCACGAAGGCAATGACATTACGCTCGAGCCAGCGTCGGATTCGTCGTTCGTGGTTCGGAGTGTGTTGGCGGAGCAAGAAGGGCGCGCCATCGTGATCAAGCGGTGCGGCACGCGGATGTGCATGTGGATTAACGGCGACTCGAGCGCGGTGCGGCGGTGAGCCGGGTGCTGGCCGTGCGTCTGCGCGCCGCCGCCGTGGTGGCACTGCTGGGGCTTGCTCGTGTGAGCGGGGCACAATCCGCTCCCGCGTGCACGCCGAGCGATGCATCACGTCGCATTGAACAGCGTTTGCAACAGCTGATTGATTCCGTGGTGCGCACCACGCCGGACGTAC from Gemmatimonadota bacterium carries:
- a CDS encoding serine hydrolase, whose product is MFTAVLALLACGKNQSPAAASAFSLRVDSLVAEAMRDGKVPGLAVTIVRGDSVIHSKGYGFANLEQKVPMTDTTPVVIGSTSKTFTSFAMMQLVDSGRVSLDSTVGHYVAMLGAPGHANAQLSKAADARFGKITVRHLLTNVTGIPAGFSGNPYEVQDTSTGALERVVRDDMLPRPLDFAPGSAYRYSNRGFSLASLVVQDASGQSYEDYIASHIFAPIGMRHSTGRFWEGAAKGMVQGYRESVEGKPLPRNPSLGREWTGSGMILSTASDAARFLQTIMAGGKAPNGTRVLSEASAAELLRGQQKAESELGGPTTYALAWEITTDEGGKTALKGGSVGSMGSLFFMMPEQKVGIVLVFNDIDYGKVQLLQNVLKLLKGLPVAAYASFPAHKPVAANGFAMKPERLSAFAGDWDTMSGLMHVAVKGNALAGRHEGNDITLEPASDSSFVVRSVLAEQEGRAIVIKRCGTRMCMWINGDSSAVRR